The genomic segment CTACGTGGGTTTATGTAATTCTATGAGTGAGACCTTACATAACTTGTGCTCTTCTTTTTATTAGGCTCACCAAGGTCGAATACCTTTTGTTTCTGTAATTTCTTTCAGTGCCAATCTAACCACACATTCAGGATGGGATGGTTCTAACGAGCTTATGGTTCATTTAAAGGTTAAGCACCGTCGGCGGCCCCGTTTTGGGTGGTGACCAATCCGTAAGGATTATCCCCAAGGCAAGATGCATAGAGAAAGAAGTTCATTTCCCCAcccaaattggatttttctAAGCTTTTGTCAACTAAAAACTGAACTGTCTTCAATGGAACCCCAACGACCAATCACAACACTCTATTCATTCTGTGAACTCTTGTGGAGGAGAAACACTACTCCAAATAGAGTAATAGGAAACAAACTTGGTCAATTAACAGTTGATGATCAGAGAACAACAGACTTCTGATGCATCGGAATTTCATGTCTGAGCACTTAAAAGTATATCCCATTTCAAACCTTCTGAGCAAggaaaatattatattacagGATACTGAGATGTCTGCAGAGTAACTGGAATAGGGAGACACTGTTGGAATCTGGATAAACTGTAAGACTCTGTTTATCCTAAGAACAAGGCATTTGTTGAAATTCCCTGGCAACACTTTGGTGGTGCCTACTTGCTGCCACCACCAAAGAGGTAATCAAGGGAAGATCCACCGCCTGGAGCTGCCTGCACCTTAGTTGAAGGCCGATCCTGCAAGAAAAGTTTGGAGTCATCAGACAGGAAATTCATGGCCGAAAACAAAACAATCAGGTGTTAAAGATAATAAGTGAAGAACAATCTTAGGATTCAggtaaaaagaagaagaaaagaaggaaagaaaacaatCTCAGgatattgaagaaaaaatatcttgctaaaaaaattaacatggAAGTAATTACTTCtaggaatttttaatatacaattaATTGATGCATATAAACAAGCCAAGCATATTTAATAGAGGGGGATATTGTCAACCCACTTCTTTTTCTTAGTGCTATATTTGTGGTTGGTGTTTCTATCTACTAGTCATTTAACACTACCAACTGCTTGCATCTCTTCAGTTAGCTGCTGGCCACATCTATAGCCTTCATGAGCCATGGTGTCACTAACTCACTAAAACAACACCAAATATCCAAAATAAAGTTCAGCTGGTCCAGACTTTCAAACGACCAAAGGCATAGAGTTgctcaaaatcaattaaattaataaagcCACCATTTTCTTAACAGGTATCATACCTTCCCatacttttttttaaactattgaTAGTACACATTATTATTCAACCAAATATGGggctgaaaaattattttactcaAGTCAGTGTTTTTGCTTCAAATTGAAGCATTTCCCCATCTCAAATTTCCTATTGACCATCAAAACTAGAGTGCATACAGCAAACAAGCTTGACAAAGAGCAGAATGAATTGATGTCCTACTATTAGATTGGAGGCAAAGGTCATTTAGTTATAGACAAAGAtaaatgaaaacaacaaaagaaaaccaTCAAAAGCTGGGAAGGGAAACACGCCAATGCActaaaaatgttattatatttCTCTACACTGGAGAGATAAAGTTGGCACACGGTGCAATTTCCTAAAATTTATTCTTCTCCTTTAATTTTTGGTGGAGTCAAAAGAGATACACGAGGGGCAACCATCGGTGTGGTCTGCCAGGACGTGACCAAGGCAACACCTAACCCTATCCAACCCGAGGGACTATAGCTGTACAGCGGACCCCAACAAGGGAACAACCGGCCGTAAGGGTCCCTTACAAGTGTATGATGATAGTGGTGAGGAACACTAAGGCTAGACTCAACCCACCATGCATGGGCGCAATCCTCGGGTTTAAACCATGATGCCCACCTCCACTAGGCTACCACCTTCAGTGGTTACtgcaattattttcattcctaACAGAAAACACAAGTGCTACAGTAAGTTTTGCACGTCAACATACCTAACATCTTTCCAATCAAGACCGTGATTAATACAGCATACAATATATATCAATGAATATACATCTAGTATAGGTGTGCAATCAATGTCAAAGCATAATCATGAATGAGATTATACCGTGAGGAAATTGCCAGTGTTCTGGCCATCTGCTCGAAAATAGTTGTTTCCTGTGTTTCCTTGGATGCCAGCTGGAATCTGCTTAGAAACATCTACTGGCGGTGCATGGGCAGCAGGCTTCTGGGCAGGTCCATTATTTGCAACCTGTCCTGAATTTTGAGCTTCAGCATTCTTTGCAGCAGCTGGAGCCTCTCCACTTCCAAAAAGGTAGCCAAGGGAGCTCTGACCCCCACCGCTGCTGACTCCACGGCCCATAATCTGATCCAAATGTGTAAATCAAAACCTCAACCAtgcagaaaataagaaaaactaaTGTGAGCACAAGTAAAGCAGGTAAAAAGACCTTCAGCCAGAACTACAAAAGGCAAAAAGGTCAAGAATGAAAAAAGTCTAGAAATGTGTGCTTACACGAATGGGCATAAAATTTCCTTTTGGTAACACGTAGTTGTTTTGTGGTAAGAAATTTTTCAACACAAAATGTTTGTGCTTGTAAACTATTTTTCACAATGTTCCTATGAGGTCCAGATCATTCATTGTTCAAGTAAGTTAGAACTCATCCCTCGTGGATTCTTTTGTTACATGATGTGAAACAGATTAAAAGACCTGTTTGGCAATACGATAATTTAGATTTAGGGTTTAGGAGGTACAATAAAAGATCGACATATTACCCACCAAATTTAGATTAAACTAAATTTAGTATTATTTAGATTAAACTAAAGCACTTTTTGAAGAATCCTTCATATAACCAACCAAGTTTAACAATGTtgtttttgacaaaattatcaaaaattgcACAGGTGGGCATCATTGGTGGCGATCATGCCAGAAAGCAAATGGATA from the Diospyros lotus cultivar Yz01 unplaced genomic scaffold, ASM1463336v1 superscaf1, whole genome shotgun sequence genome contains:
- the LOC127793220 gene encoding protein SPIRAL1-like 2, giving the protein MGRGVSSGGGQSSLGYLFGSGEAPAAAKNAEAQNSGQVANNGPAQKPAAHAPPVDVSKQIPAGIQGNTGNNYFRADGQNTGNFLTDRPSTKVQAAPGGGSSLDYLFGGGSK